A window of the Peromyscus leucopus breed LL Stock chromosome 22, UCI_PerLeu_2.1, whole genome shotgun sequence genome harbors these coding sequences:
- the Krtcap3 gene encoding keratinocyte-associated protein 3 translates to MRCCRLCVFDAARGPRRLMRVGLALLLVGHVNLLVGAVLHGTVLRHVANPRGAVTPEYTTANVISVGSGLLSVSVGLVALLASRNLLRPRLHWALLALALVNLLLSAACSMGLLLAVSLTIANGGRRLIADCHPGLLDPSIPLDQGPGHTDCPFDPTRIYDTALALWIPSLFMSAAEAALSGYCCVAALTLRGIGPCRKEGLQGQLEELTELEPPECRKQENVKLLHRHQDFQASQRTWV, encoded by the exons ATGAGGTGCTGCCGCCTCTGCGTCTTCG ACGCCGCCCGCGGGCCCAGGCGGCTGATGCGCGTGGGCCTCGCGCTGCTCCTGGTGGGCCACGTGAACCTTCTGGTGGGAGCTGTGCTGCATGGCACTGTCCTGCGGCATGTGGCCAACCCCCGTGGCGCGGTCACGCCGGAATACACCACGGCCAATGTCATCTCCGTGGGTTCGGGGCTGCTG AGCGTTTCCGTGGGACTTGTGGCCCTCTTGGCATCCAGGAACCTTCTTCGCCCACGACTG CACTGGGCCCTTCTGGCGCTGGCCCTAGTGAACCTGCTTTTGTCTGCTGCCTGCTCCATGGGCCTCCTCCTTGCCGTGTCGCTCACGATTGCCAATGGTGGCCGCCGCCTTATTGCTGACTGCCATCCGGGACTGCTGGATCCGTCCATTCCTCTGGACCAGGGGCCTGGACACACCGACTGCCCCTTTGATCCCACCAGAATTTAC GACACAGCCCTGGCTCTCTGGATCCCCTCTCTGTTCATGTCCGCAGCCGAGGCTGCTCTTTCTGGTTATTGTTGTGTGGCCGCACTCACCCTACGGGGAATCGGGCCCTGCAGGAAGGAAGGGTTGCAGGGACAG CTGGAGGAGCTGACAGAGCTCGAACCTCCTGAGTGTAGGAAGCAGGAAAACGTGAAGCTACTCCATCGTCATCAGGATTTCCAGGCTtctcagagaacctgggtttag